A genomic window from Candidatus Kouleothrix ribensis includes:
- a CDS encoding PspC domain-containing protein: MNTGTFTRSTTDRMIGGVCGGLAAYFGIDSAIVRLLFVVAVLSGVSPLVYVVLWVVMPEDTRLPAGTPAIVEHPRPAEQWKYDPYTGEKIAQ, translated from the coding sequence ATGAACACGGGAACATTTACACGCAGCACCACCGACCGCATGATCGGCGGCGTGTGCGGCGGGCTGGCGGCGTACTTCGGCATCGACAGTGCGATCGTACGCTTGCTGTTTGTTGTGGCGGTGCTCAGCGGCGTGAGCCCACTGGTGTATGTGGTGCTGTGGGTCGTTATGCCCGAAGATACGCGCCTTCCGGCGGGCACGCCAGCGATCGTCGAGCACCCGCGCCCGGCCGAGCAGTGGAAGTACGACCCCTACACCGGCGAGAAGATCGCGCAGTAG